One window of Microcoleus vaginatus PCC 9802 genomic DNA carries:
- the nuoK gene encoding NADH-quinone oxidoreductase subunit NuoK has product MQLQLQYFLLLAAALFCIGIYGLITSRNAVRVLMSIELMLNAVNLNLMGFSNYLDPVQVKGQVFTVFVVTVAAAEAAVGLAIVLAIYRNRNTVDMEEFNLLKW; this is encoded by the coding sequence ATGCAACTGCAACTCCAGTATTTCCTGTTATTAGCCGCCGCACTTTTCTGTATTGGTATTTACGGTTTGATTACCAGCCGAAATGCAGTGCGCGTGTTGATGTCGATCGAGTTGATGCTGAATGCTGTCAATCTCAATTTGATGGGTTTCTCCAATTATCTCGACCCCGTACAAGTTAAGGGCCAAGTATTTACCGTGTTTGTAGTTACGGTTGCGGCGGCTGAAGCTGCGGTGGGTTTGGCAATTGTTTTGGCGATTTATCGCAACCGCAATACCGTAGACATGGAAGAATTTAACTTGCTGAAGTGGTAA
- the ndhI gene encoding NAD(P)H-quinone oxidoreductase subunit I — translation MLKFLNQVGEYAKESFQAAKYIGQGLGVTFDHMRRRPITVQYPYEKLIPSERFRGRIHFEFDKCISCEVCVRVCPINLPVVDWEFNKETKKKQLKHYSIDFGVCIFCGNCVEYCPTNCLSMTEEYELGVYERHELNFDNVALGRLPYKVTDDPMVTPLREFAYLPKGAIDPHEVSYTDRRAGLRPEEIIEK, via the coding sequence ATGTTAAAATTCCTCAATCAAGTAGGCGAATACGCCAAAGAAAGTTTTCAAGCTGCTAAGTATATCGGTCAAGGTCTAGGTGTTACTTTTGACCACATGAGACGCCGACCGATTACGGTGCAGTATCCTTACGAAAAATTAATTCCTTCCGAACGTTTTAGGGGCAGAATTCACTTTGAATTTGACAAGTGCATCTCCTGCGAAGTTTGCGTTCGGGTATGTCCGATCAACTTACCTGTAGTGGATTGGGAATTCAACAAAGAAACCAAGAAGAAACAGCTCAAGCACTACAGTATCGATTTCGGTGTTTGTATCTTCTGTGGCAACTGCGTAGAATATTGTCCGACTAATTGTTTGTCGATGACAGAAGAATACGAGTTAGGCGTTTACGAGCGCCACGAATTGAATTTTGACAACGTGGCCCTCGGACGTTTGCCCTACAAGGTTACAGATGACCCGATGGTGACACCGCTGCGAGAATTCGCTTACTTACCGAAAGGTGCGATCGACCCCCATGAAGTTTCCTACACCGATCGCCGCGCCGGTCTGCGTCCAGAGGAAATTATCGAAAAGTAG
- the folB gene encoding dihydroneopterin aldolase: MDSIQLTGIRCYGYTGYLPEEQVLGQWFEVDVTLWLDLSQAGKSDDIQHTLDYRSAITLIQKLVKDSKFLLIERLADTIAQALLELPLVEKVKLQLSKPAAPIPDFGGRITLEITRSH; encoded by the coding sequence ATGGATTCTATTCAACTTACAGGAATTCGCTGCTACGGATATACGGGCTATCTGCCTGAAGAGCAAGTTTTGGGGCAGTGGTTTGAAGTGGATGTTACTCTCTGGCTGGATTTATCGCAAGCTGGAAAAAGTGATGATATTCAACATACTCTTGATTACCGCAGCGCAATTACTCTGATTCAAAAGCTAGTCAAAGACTCGAAGTTTTTATTAATCGAACGCCTAGCCGATACTATTGCTCAAGCGCTTTTAGAACTACCGTTAGTCGAAAAAGTTAAACTACAACTCTCGAAACCTGCGGCTCCCATCCCTGATTTCGGGGGTAGAATTACTCTAGAAATTACTAGAAGTCATTAG
- a CDS encoding NADH-quinone oxidoreductase subunit J has product MNLAEGVQIVSFGILSVMMIGGALGVVLLSNIVYSAFLLCGVFTSIAGLYLLLNADFVAAAQVLIYVGAVNVLILFAIMLVNKREDFRIIPNAWVRQVATAVVCVGLFALLGTMVVSTPWTIVATTGAPAESSIVTIAKHFFTDFLLPFELASVFLLMAMVGAIVLARRDFFPDELLSKKLSETPALSLPERPRELVSAGDVSSPESK; this is encoded by the coding sequence GTGAATCTAGCTGAAGGGGTTCAAATTGTTTCATTTGGCATACTGTCCGTAATGATGATTGGAGGAGCACTAGGAGTAGTGCTGTTATCTAACATCGTTTACTCAGCTTTTTTGCTGTGCGGCGTATTTACCAGCATTGCCGGCTTGTACTTGTTGCTGAATGCCGACTTTGTAGCAGCAGCGCAGGTATTGATTTATGTTGGCGCTGTTAACGTCTTGATTTTGTTTGCGATTATGTTGGTGAACAAGCGAGAAGATTTCCGCATAATTCCCAACGCTTGGGTGCGTCAAGTAGCAACAGCAGTAGTTTGCGTAGGCTTGTTTGCGCTTTTGGGTACGATGGTGGTGTCTACTCCTTGGACTATTGTCGCGACGACAGGAGCACCGGCCGAAAGTTCGATCGTCACGATCGCCAAACATTTCTTCACCGACTTTTTGCTGCCTTTCGAGTTAGCATCCGTGTTTTTGTTGATGGCAATGGTAGGGGCAATTGTGTTGGCGCGCCGTGATTTTTTCCCGGATGAACTGTTGTCAAAGAAGCTATCCGAAACACCTGCTTTGAGTTTGCCGGAAAGACCTCGCGAATTAGTTTCTGCCGGAGATGTGTCTTCGCCAGAATCTAAGTAA